TACAACGTAGAATACCTGTTCCTCCTTTGGTTGGTCAATTTCTACAGGAGGTGCGACGGGTTTGTTAACGTCTTGGTCCTTAATAAGATTTTTAGCTTCATCACCTGTAGCTAAGGTGGGGCCTTTAACCTTTATAGAATCTACCACAACTGGCGCCACAAACTTCACCTGAGCTTGCGCTTGGGCTGGAGGAGGTGGAGGAGGTGGTGGTGGAACATCAATAGGTTGGTCCAGCTTATCCATGGTAGCCTGAACCACCTTTTCCACCTTAATCTTTCTATTATGGTTAACGGTGGCCAGAATGTAAGGAGTAATAACGGCTATACTAAGAATGATTATTCCCACCATTATCGCCCAAAGCATTGTTCTATTGTACTTTTTGCGAATTACGTAAGCCCCATACTCCTTATTCCGATTCTCAAAGACCAAATCGTCCATGGACGGAACAAATTTTATCTCATTTTCCATGATGGTTAGTTTATGGGCTTTACTTTGTGGGAACTGGTGTAGCAGCAGTTTGTCCTTGCGTTGCTGATTTAAGCATTCCTACCTCAACGTAGTTAATATCTACCAACGCGTAGCGTGCAATACCACATATCGACATTTCGTCAATGATATCCACAACGTTAGCATATCGCGCCTCCTTGGATGCTTTTATGAGCACAATGGGGCCAGTGTCGTCCTCCTTTTTCAGCTTTCTAATGGCAGACTGAACGGAGTCTCGTGGGATCTCAATCTTTCCTGTTAGAACATCACTCTTAAACTGGTCTATCTTTCTAAAAAGAGCTTGATTTCTTTCGAGAAGGATTTGACGAATACCCTTGTCGCTATAGTCCGTTTCTTGGAGAATGGGCAATGGTAACTTTCTAGGATCAGCTTTTCCTGGGTACCAATAAACTTTATCGTGCGGTCCCAATATGATGTTTAGGGTTCTGCTTTCTGCAATCTTAGGTGGGTCGACGTTTTTTGTCAACTTTTCCGGCAATACAATCTCCATTACTTTGGATTTGCTGAAAGCGGTGGTGAGCATGAAAAAAGTAATCAGCAAGCACATCAAGTCCACCATCGGGGTCATGTCGATGTTTACTGAGTGCTTTTTGGGTTTTTTCTTGCCACCCTCTTGTTTTTCCTCTTGAACAATTTCAGCCATATTACTGGGCGTTTTCTTTTACTTCCACCTTTTCAAGATTCGTAATCAGATTAAATCTGTTAACATTCTTGTCCTGAAGAATATCCAGTACCTTTTTTACCAAGGGGAAGGTGGCATCACCATCACCCTTAATACAGGTCTGAACATCGGGGTTGATCTGCCTTGTATAAAGAATCCACATGGCCAACTGGTCGTCAGTTGAGTCAATGGGCATTCCTGTTTGCAGAGCCTGCCTTTCTTTAGGATTATCAGCGTCGAGGTATTTCTTCATGTTGGACATGGAAACACCGAACGAGCCGGGGTTTTTTTCAAAATTTTCCACCTCCTCTTGGGTGAAGGGAACATTATAATGTTTACCCATCGCCATCAATAACTTTGCTCTAAAGTGCTGTGAAGTATCACCGTTGTCAACGGTGAAAAAAACTCGGTCATCTTTCGAGAGCACTACGGTCATATAATCCTTATCCGGAGCTGTTTTCTCTGATATTGAGAGGGGGATGTCGACAGGAGCTGGTTCTTGGGGACGAATTGTTGCTGTTAACATAAAAAAGGTTAACAACAGCGAAAACAAGTCCACCATTGGAGTCATGTCGACGTGAGGTGATTTTGTTGGTAATTTGATCTTTGGCATGCTTTAATTTTTAGAGTTTAAGCCAAAAGATAAATCTTCTGATTATTTCTTGAGCGATGCTGCAAATGTCTGAGTCAAGCTAAAGCCAACCTCATCGATACGGAATGTATAGCCATCAATTTTTGTTGAGAAGTAGTTATACATAATAATTGCGATGGTGGAGCCTGTGATACCAAATGCAGTGTTGATAAGAGCCTCGGAAATACCAGTTGCCAAAGCCAATGCGTCTGGTGCACCGGATGAAGCAAGAGCGGCAAATGCACGGATCATACCCAATACTGTTCCAATAAGACCGATAAGCACGGAGATGGAGGCTAGAGTTGAGAAAATAACCATGTTCTTAGAGAGCATTGGAATTTCAAGAGCTGTTGCCTCTTCTAGTGATTTTTGAATTGATAGAATTTTTTGATCTTTTTCTAATGCAGTATCCGACTGAAGGTCTCTGTAACGGATTAATCCTGCGTGAACCACATTGGCTAACGAGCCTTTTTGCTCA
The genomic region above belongs to Williamwhitmania sp. and contains:
- a CDS encoding energy transducer TonB produces the protein MENEIKFVPSMDDLVFENRNKEYGAYVIRKKYNRTMLWAIMVGIIILSIAVITPYILATVNHNRKIKVEKVVQATMDKLDQPIDVPPPPPPPPPAQAQAQVKFVAPVVVDSIKVKGPTLATGDEAKNLIKDQDVNKPVAPPVEIDQPKEEQVFYVVEEAPTFQGGDISGFRNFIQKSLVYPEVAQENGIQGKVYISFIVEPTGKVSNVKVLRGVDPSLDKEAVRAIENSPKWSPGKQRGKAVRVSFTIPIVFQLQ
- a CDS encoding biopolymer transporter ExbD: MAEIVQEEKQEGGKKKPKKHSVNIDMTPMVDLMCLLITFFMLTTAFSKSKVMEIVLPEKLTKNVDPPKIAESRTLNIILGPHDKVYWYPGKADPRKLPLPILQETDYSDKGIRQILLERNQALFRKIDQFKSDVLTGKIEIPRDSVQSAIRKLKKEDDTGPIVLIKASKEARYANVVDIIDEMSICGIARYALVDINYVEVGMLKSATQGQTAATPVPTK
- a CDS encoding biopolymer transporter ExbD: MPKIKLPTKSPHVDMTPMVDLFSLLLTFFMLTATIRPQEPAPVDIPLSISEKTAPDKDYMTVVLSKDDRVFFTVDNGDTSQHFRAKLLMAMGKHYNVPFTQEEVENFEKNPGSFGVSMSNMKKYLDADNPKERQALQTGMPIDSTDDQLAMWILYTRQINPDVQTCIKGDGDATFPLVKKVLDILQDKNVNRFNLITNLEKVEVKENAQ
- a CDS encoding MotA/TolQ/ExbB proton channel family protein, whose amino-acid sequence is MNKQGSALKDALQSIFVSGAIIIALLVSLYLYFQVMGSPTNFEGGNPKGQPLPGDYLGIIYKGGYIVPLLMTIVLTLVIFTFERFITLGRAKGKGRLTTFVRKLQGMLNENKIEDALVACDEQKGSLANVVHAGLIRYRDLQSDTALEKDQKILSIQKSLEEATALEIPMLSKNMVIFSTLASISVLIGLIGTVLGMIRAFAALASSGAPDALALATGISEALINTAFGITGSTIAIIMYNYFSTKIDGYTFRIDEVGFSLTQTFAASLKK